A portion of the Motacilla alba alba isolate MOTALB_02 chromosome 19, Motacilla_alba_V1.0_pri, whole genome shotgun sequence genome contains these proteins:
- the KSR1 gene encoding kinase suppressor of Ras 1 isoform X1, translating into MDRAAALRAAGMLERKERSGGEAAGPRGLPAVRSTLQQCGLLQDLIDISLSNLRGLRTKCAASNDLTQQEIRTLEVKLIDYIHRQRQCKLSVPLSDRTAELNSYPRFNDWLDIVNVRKEVVQRIPEELTLDALLEMNESKVKETMKRCGARDEECSRLNGALSCLRKVTESGGEPRDDVPMALPERRDSSSSQPDPAWSPCAPAKGSQQQPRSASATPPCEPPAPLHGPCPSAESLLEPLVLPAAGGRPRTPHSITVTPPATPQPKRRHRLKPPRTPPPPCRKVFQLLPSFPTLTRSKSHESQLGNRIDEVPPIKFELSQGSPQTVRRDIGLAVTHRFSTKSWLSQICQVCQKSMMFGVKCKYCRLKCHNKCTKEAPACRISFLPITKIRRTESVPSDINNPVDRPTEPQFGTLPKALTKKEHPPAINHLDSSSNPSSTTSSTPSSPAPFQSSNPPSATPPPNPSPMGQRDGRFNFPAAYYLQHRQQFIFPEIPSPAQTAQLPETAADTNAAQQPGTGGGAREAQVEEPEASKSEPEDDEDEVEDLPNRRPHLQGMIYRKPSQTSVYLQEWDIPFEQIQLGDPIGQGRWGKVYKGKWHGEVAIRLLEIDGNNQDHLKLFKKEVMNYRQTRHENVVLFMGACMNPPHLAIITSFCKGRTLHSFVRDPKISLDINKTRQIAQEIIKGMGYLHAKGIVHKDLKSKNVFYDNGKVVITDFGLFGISGVVQEGRRENELKLPHDWLCYLAPEIVREMAPGKDEDKLPFSKAADIYAFGTVWYELQAREWPFRTQPAEALIWQIGSGEGVRQVLATVSLGKEVNEILSACWAFDLSERPSFTVLMEMLEKLPKLNRRLSHPGHFWKSADINSSKVVLRFERFGLGILEPSNPKL; encoded by the exons GTGAAGCTGATTGACTACATCCACCGGCAGCGGCAGTGCAAGCTGAGCGTGCCCCTGAGCGACCGCACGGCCGAGCTCAACAGCTACCCCCGCTTCAACGACTGGCTGGACATCGTCAACGTCAGGAAGGAGGTGGTGCAG AGAATACCAGAGGAGCTGACCCTGGATGCCTTACTAGAAATGAATGAGTCAAAGGTGAAAGAAACAATGAAGAGATGTGGAGCCAGAGACGAGGAGTGCTCCAGGCTCAACGGGGCCCTGAGCTGCCTGCGGAAGGTGACGGAGTCAG GAGGGGAGCCGAGGGACGATGTGCCGATGGCCCTCCCCGAGCGCCGGGACAGCTCCAGCTCGCAGCCGGACCCCGCCTGGTCCCCGTGTGCCCCGgccaagggcagccagcagcagccgcgCTCCGCGTCCGCGACCCCGCCCTGCGAGCCGCCGGCGCCGCTTCACGGGCCCTGTCCCTCGGCAGAGAGCCTGCTGGAGCCGCTGGTGCTGCCCGCGGCCGGGGGCAGGCCCAGGACTCCGCACAGCATCACCGTCACCCCCCCGGCCACGCCGCAGCCCAAGCGCCGGCACCGCCTGAAGCCGCCGCGGACGCCGCCGCCCCCCTGCCGCAAGgtgttccagctgctgcccagcttcCCCACCCTCACCAGGAGCAAGTCCCACGAGTCTCAGCTGGGCAACAGGATCGACGAAGTTCCTCCGATAAA GTTCG AGCTCTCCCAGGGATCCCCCCAGACGGTACGAAGAGACATTGGCCTGGCTGTGACTCACAG GTTCTCCACAAAGTCCTGGTTATCTCAGATTTGCCAAGTGTGCCAGAAAAGCATGATGTTCGGGGTGAAGTGTAAGTACTGCAG ATTAAAATGTCACAACAAATGTACTAAAGAGGCACCTGCTTGTAGAATATCCTTCCTTCCCA taacaaaaataaGAAGAACAGAGTCTGTCCCATCTGATATCAATAATCCAGTAGACAGACCCACAGAACCCCAGTTTGGAACTCTCCCCAAAGCACTAACTAAAAAG GAGCATCCACCAGCAATAAACCACCTGGACTCCAGCAGTAATCCTTCTTCTACAACCTCATCCACTCCATCTTCTCCAGCACCTTTCCAGTCTTCCAACCCTCCCAGTGCCACGCCGCCCCCAAACCCGTCCCCCATGGGCCAGAGGGACGGGCGGTTTAACTTCCCAG CTGCCTACTACCTTCAGCATAGACAACAGTTTATCTTCCCAG aaattcccagtCCTGCACAAACAGCACAGCTTCCAGAAACTGCTGCAGACACTAA CGCTGCCCAGCAGCCGGGCACGGGCGGAGGCGCGCGGGAAGCACAG GTGGAGGAGCCAGAGGCGAGTAAGTCGGAGCCCGAGGACGATGAGGATGAGGTGGAAGATTTGCCCAACCGGCGGCCGCACCTGCAGGGGATGATCTACCGCAAACCCAGCCAGACCAGCGTGTACCTGCAGGAGTGGGACATCCCCTTCGAGCAGATCCAGCTGGGGGACCCCATCGGCCAGGGCCGCTGGGGCAAGGTCTACAAGGGCAAGTGGCACGGGGAGGTGGCCATCAGGCTGCTGGAGATCGACGGCAACAACCAGGATCACCTCAAGCTCTTCAAGAAGGAGGTGATGAACTACAGGCAGACCCGGCATGAGAACGTGGTGCTGTTCATGGGAGCCTGCATGAACCCTCCTCACTTAGCAATCATTACCAG CTTCTGCAAAGGAAGGACGCTGCACTCCTTTGTGAGGGACCCCAAGATCTCCCTGGACATCAACAAAACCAGGCAGATAGCACAGGAGATCATTAAG GGCATGGGGTATCTCCACGCAAAGGGGATCGTACATAAGGATCTGAAATCCAAAAATGTCTTCTATGACAATGGGAAAGTTGTGATCACCGACTTTGGATTATTTGGAATTTCGGGTGTGGTTCAGGAAGGAAG GAGGGAGAACGAACTGAAGCTGCCTCATGACTGGTTGTGCTACCTGGCCCCTGAGATTGTCCGTGAGATGGCCCCAGGGAAAGATGAAGACAAGCTGCCTTTCTCCAAAGCTGCAGATATCTATGCCTTTGG GACCGTGTGGTACGAGCTCCAGGCACGGGAGTGGCCCTTCAGGACCCAGCCTGCAGAGGCTCTCATCTGGCAGATCGGCAGCGGCGAGGGAGTGAGACAAGTCCTTGCCACTGTCAGCCTGGGCAAAGAGGTCAAT GAAATCCTCTCGGCCTGCTGGGCCTTTGACCTCAGCGAGAGGCCCAGCTTCACTGTCCTCATGGAAATGCTTGAAAAACTGCCAAAATTGAACCGCCGGCTCTCCCACCCAGGGCACTTCTGGAAGTCTGCTGA CATTAACAGTAGCAAAGTTGTCCTGCGTTTTGAAAGATTTGGCTTGGGAATCCTGGAACCGAGTAACCCCAAGCTGTAG
- the KSR1 gene encoding kinase suppressor of Ras 1 isoform X3, producing MDRAAALRAAGMLERKERSGGEAAGPRGLPAVRSTLQQCGLLQDLIDISLSNLRGLRTKCAASNDLTQQEIRTLEVKLIDYIHRQRQCKLSVPLSDRTAELNSYPRFNDWLDIVNVRKEVVQRIPEELTLDALLEMNESKVKETMKRCGARDEECSRLNGALSCLRKVTESGGEPRDDVPMALPERRDSSSSQPDPAWSPCAPAKGSQQQPRSASATPPCEPPAPLHGPCPSAESLLEPLVLPAAGGRPRTPHSITVTPPATPQPKRRHRLKPPRTPPPPCRKVFQLLPSFPTLTRSKSHESQLGNRIDEVPPIKFELSQGSPQTVRRDIGLAVTHRFSTKSWLSQICQVCQKSMMFGVKCKYCRLKCHNKCTKEAPACRISFLPITKIRRTESVPSDINNPVDRPTEPQFGTLPKALTKKEHPPAINHLDSSSNPSSTTSSTPSSPAPFQSSNPPSATPPPNPSPMGQRDGRFNFPAAYYLQHRQQFIFPEIPSPAQTAQLPETAADTNAAQQPGTGGGAREAQVEEPEASKSEPEDDEDEVEDLPNRRPHLQGMIYRKPSQTSVYLQEWDIPFEQIQLGDPIGQGRWGKVYKGKWHGEVAIRLLEIDGNNQDHLKLFKKEVMNYRQTRHENVVLFMGACMNPPHLAIITSFCKGRTLHSFVRDPKISLDINKTRQIAQEIIKGMGYLHAKGIVHKDLKSKNVFYDNGKVVITDFGLFGISGVVQEGRRENELKLPHDWLCYLAPEIVREMAPGKDEDKLPFSKAADIYAFGTVWYELQAREWPFRTQPAEALIWQIGSGEGVRQVLATVSLGKEVNEILSACWAFDLSERPSFTVLMEMLEKLPKLNRRLSHPGHFWKSAEL from the exons GTGAAGCTGATTGACTACATCCACCGGCAGCGGCAGTGCAAGCTGAGCGTGCCCCTGAGCGACCGCACGGCCGAGCTCAACAGCTACCCCCGCTTCAACGACTGGCTGGACATCGTCAACGTCAGGAAGGAGGTGGTGCAG AGAATACCAGAGGAGCTGACCCTGGATGCCTTACTAGAAATGAATGAGTCAAAGGTGAAAGAAACAATGAAGAGATGTGGAGCCAGAGACGAGGAGTGCTCCAGGCTCAACGGGGCCCTGAGCTGCCTGCGGAAGGTGACGGAGTCAG GAGGGGAGCCGAGGGACGATGTGCCGATGGCCCTCCCCGAGCGCCGGGACAGCTCCAGCTCGCAGCCGGACCCCGCCTGGTCCCCGTGTGCCCCGgccaagggcagccagcagcagccgcgCTCCGCGTCCGCGACCCCGCCCTGCGAGCCGCCGGCGCCGCTTCACGGGCCCTGTCCCTCGGCAGAGAGCCTGCTGGAGCCGCTGGTGCTGCCCGCGGCCGGGGGCAGGCCCAGGACTCCGCACAGCATCACCGTCACCCCCCCGGCCACGCCGCAGCCCAAGCGCCGGCACCGCCTGAAGCCGCCGCGGACGCCGCCGCCCCCCTGCCGCAAGgtgttccagctgctgcccagcttcCCCACCCTCACCAGGAGCAAGTCCCACGAGTCTCAGCTGGGCAACAGGATCGACGAAGTTCCTCCGATAAA GTTCG AGCTCTCCCAGGGATCCCCCCAGACGGTACGAAGAGACATTGGCCTGGCTGTGACTCACAG GTTCTCCACAAAGTCCTGGTTATCTCAGATTTGCCAAGTGTGCCAGAAAAGCATGATGTTCGGGGTGAAGTGTAAGTACTGCAG ATTAAAATGTCACAACAAATGTACTAAAGAGGCACCTGCTTGTAGAATATCCTTCCTTCCCA taacaaaaataaGAAGAACAGAGTCTGTCCCATCTGATATCAATAATCCAGTAGACAGACCCACAGAACCCCAGTTTGGAACTCTCCCCAAAGCACTAACTAAAAAG GAGCATCCACCAGCAATAAACCACCTGGACTCCAGCAGTAATCCTTCTTCTACAACCTCATCCACTCCATCTTCTCCAGCACCTTTCCAGTCTTCCAACCCTCCCAGTGCCACGCCGCCCCCAAACCCGTCCCCCATGGGCCAGAGGGACGGGCGGTTTAACTTCCCAG CTGCCTACTACCTTCAGCATAGACAACAGTTTATCTTCCCAG aaattcccagtCCTGCACAAACAGCACAGCTTCCAGAAACTGCTGCAGACACTAA CGCTGCCCAGCAGCCGGGCACGGGCGGAGGCGCGCGGGAAGCACAG GTGGAGGAGCCAGAGGCGAGTAAGTCGGAGCCCGAGGACGATGAGGATGAGGTGGAAGATTTGCCCAACCGGCGGCCGCACCTGCAGGGGATGATCTACCGCAAACCCAGCCAGACCAGCGTGTACCTGCAGGAGTGGGACATCCCCTTCGAGCAGATCCAGCTGGGGGACCCCATCGGCCAGGGCCGCTGGGGCAAGGTCTACAAGGGCAAGTGGCACGGGGAGGTGGCCATCAGGCTGCTGGAGATCGACGGCAACAACCAGGATCACCTCAAGCTCTTCAAGAAGGAGGTGATGAACTACAGGCAGACCCGGCATGAGAACGTGGTGCTGTTCATGGGAGCCTGCATGAACCCTCCTCACTTAGCAATCATTACCAG CTTCTGCAAAGGAAGGACGCTGCACTCCTTTGTGAGGGACCCCAAGATCTCCCTGGACATCAACAAAACCAGGCAGATAGCACAGGAGATCATTAAG GGCATGGGGTATCTCCACGCAAAGGGGATCGTACATAAGGATCTGAAATCCAAAAATGTCTTCTATGACAATGGGAAAGTTGTGATCACCGACTTTGGATTATTTGGAATTTCGGGTGTGGTTCAGGAAGGAAG GAGGGAGAACGAACTGAAGCTGCCTCATGACTGGTTGTGCTACCTGGCCCCTGAGATTGTCCGTGAGATGGCCCCAGGGAAAGATGAAGACAAGCTGCCTTTCTCCAAAGCTGCAGATATCTATGCCTTTGG GACCGTGTGGTACGAGCTCCAGGCACGGGAGTGGCCCTTCAGGACCCAGCCTGCAGAGGCTCTCATCTGGCAGATCGGCAGCGGCGAGGGAGTGAGACAAGTCCTTGCCACTGTCAGCCTGGGCAAAGAGGTCAAT GAAATCCTCTCGGCCTGCTGGGCCTTTGACCTCAGCGAGAGGCCCAGCTTCACTGTCCTCATGGAAATGCTTGAAAAACTGCCAAAATTGAACCGCCGGCTCTCCCACCCAGGGCACTTCTGGAAGTCTGCTGA GTTGTAG